A stretch of Salvelinus alpinus chromosome 4, SLU_Salpinus.1, whole genome shotgun sequence DNA encodes these proteins:
- the m6pr gene encoding cation-dependent mannose-6-phosphate receptor isoform X1, protein MKVSMSPPHTATSVRLLVLAVQLVLLVCGGQASDDTKRCKLFSKSPAERKVLSLLEPLTNKTFSVETTSNMENYTYQFQVCGDVGKTVGAGLVQIDHTEKKLETVLGLYTATQAIGGSDWVMLIYSNGTKYDTHCSKEMRKAIVMISCNRGVEMGKLEVVLEERERDTDCFYLFELDSSAVCPALPSQLSAGSIILIIGFVLLSVYLICGFLYQRLIVGAKGLQQFPNYVFWTQVGNLAADGCNVVCRTQGPEEEPPTYRGVSTEPEEEPEERDDHLLPM, encoded by the exons ATGAAG GTGTCCATGTCACCCCCACACACAGCAACGTCTGTGCGGCTATTAGTTCTGGCTGTTCAGCTGGTCTTGTTGGTGTGTGGAGGCCAGGCCAGTGACGACACCAAGAGGTGTAAGCTGTTCTCTAAGTCCCCGGCAGAACGGAAGGTCCTCAGTCTTCTAGAACCGCTCACTAACAAGAC tttctctgtggagacGACAAGCAACATGGAGAACTACACATACCAGTTCCAGGTGTGTGGGGATGTGGGGAAAACGGTAGGAGCGGGACTCGTTCAGATCGACCATACCGAGAAAAAACTTGAGACCGTGCTTGGCCTGTACACTGCAACACAGGCTATCGGAGGAA GTGACTGGGTGATGTTGATCTACAGCAACGGCACAAAGTATGACACCCACTGTTCCAAGGAGATGAGGAAGGCCATCGTCATGATCTCCTGCAACAGAGGAGTGGaaatg GGGaagctggaagtggtgttggaggagagggagagggacacggACTGTTTCTATCTGTTTGAACTGGACTCCAGTGCGGTCTGTCCTGCTCTGCCATCCCAGCTCAGTGCAGGCTCCATAATACTCATAAT TGGGTTCGTCCTCTTGTCAGTGTACCTCATTTGTGGATTCCTCTACCAGCGGTTGATTGTCGGGGCCAAAGGGTTGCAGCAGTTCCCCAACTATGTCTTCTGGACGCAGGTTGGCAACCTGGCAGCG gATGGATGTAATGTCGTGTGTAGGACACAGGGCCCCGAAGAGGAACCTCCCACATACAGGGGTGTGTCCACAGAGCCAGAGGAGGAgccagaagagagggatgaccaCTTGCTTCCCATGTGA
- the m6pr gene encoding cation-dependent mannose-6-phosphate receptor isoform X2: MSPPHTATSVRLLVLAVQLVLLVCGGQASDDTKRCKLFSKSPAERKVLSLLEPLTNKTFSVETTSNMENYTYQFQVCGDVGKTVGAGLVQIDHTEKKLETVLGLYTATQAIGGSDWVMLIYSNGTKYDTHCSKEMRKAIVMISCNRGVEMGKLEVVLEERERDTDCFYLFELDSSAVCPALPSQLSAGSIILIIGFVLLSVYLICGFLYQRLIVGAKGLQQFPNYVFWTQVGNLAADGCNVVCRTQGPEEEPPTYRGVSTEPEEEPEERDDHLLPM, translated from the exons ATGTCACCCCCACACACAGCAACGTCTGTGCGGCTATTAGTTCTGGCTGTTCAGCTGGTCTTGTTGGTGTGTGGAGGCCAGGCCAGTGACGACACCAAGAGGTGTAAGCTGTTCTCTAAGTCCCCGGCAGAACGGAAGGTCCTCAGTCTTCTAGAACCGCTCACTAACAAGAC tttctctgtggagacGACAAGCAACATGGAGAACTACACATACCAGTTCCAGGTGTGTGGGGATGTGGGGAAAACGGTAGGAGCGGGACTCGTTCAGATCGACCATACCGAGAAAAAACTTGAGACCGTGCTTGGCCTGTACACTGCAACACAGGCTATCGGAGGAA GTGACTGGGTGATGTTGATCTACAGCAACGGCACAAAGTATGACACCCACTGTTCCAAGGAGATGAGGAAGGCCATCGTCATGATCTCCTGCAACAGAGGAGTGGaaatg GGGaagctggaagtggtgttggaggagagggagagggacacggACTGTTTCTATCTGTTTGAACTGGACTCCAGTGCGGTCTGTCCTGCTCTGCCATCCCAGCTCAGTGCAGGCTCCATAATACTCATAAT TGGGTTCGTCCTCTTGTCAGTGTACCTCATTTGTGGATTCCTCTACCAGCGGTTGATTGTCGGGGCCAAAGGGTTGCAGCAGTTCCCCAACTATGTCTTCTGGACGCAGGTTGGCAACCTGGCAGCG gATGGATGTAATGTCGTGTGTAGGACACAGGGCCCCGAAGAGGAACCTCCCACATACAGGGGTGTGTCCACAGAGCCAGAGGAGGAgccagaagagagggatgaccaCTTGCTTCCCATGTGA